GTCCCGTCAGGCAGCGCGCAGTAGTAGCTGGCGTAGGGGCGTGCAACGACCTGTCCGCCGGCGGCCGTGCAGTCGTCTCTGGAGATGTTCGGAGACGAGGCGGCCCCGGCGCTGACAGCGCCGACGGCGCTCACGCCGGCAAGGGTTGCCGCGGCCAGGGCGAGGCCCAGGATTCTTCGCATGCGCATGACTTCCTCCTCCTCTCAGGCGCCTTCGTTCGGCCTTCGGGAAGGACAAGTCTCAGGACGACGGCGCCCTCTTACTCAGCATGGGCGCTCCGCATGAGGCCCGCGAGGCGAGGCTGGGCGCCGTGCCCGGGTGGGCACTGCCCGGCCCCGGAGAGGTATGACGTCACCGGCCGCGACGGGCCGCATCGGTACGCTGCGTGCGCGTCGGTAGAAGCGGGGCGACGTCGATTTCCTTGGCGTCGAGACCGCCCACCGGGGCCGCGTTGTGTCCGGGCAGGCCGGGGGTTGGGGAGAAGACGGGCCGGCCGTACCTGCCTCCGGCCGGTGCCGGCGGGCGGCTGCCGACCAAGGTCCTCTAACGCGGTTCGCCGGCCGCGGCCCGGCAGGCAGCGGTCGCGGCGCCGCCCGCCACTCCGGCCTCGGTCAGCCCGGTCACACAACTCTGCAGGTCTCCGACCACGCCACGGCTGCAGGCCGCTGTGACGGAGTCGGAAGCGGTGGCACCGGCCAGTTCGGCCATCTGTGTGCAGGCGGGGATGTCCGCCCGGGCCGCGGGAGCGGCGAGGACCGCACCGCCGAGGGTGAGGGTCAGGCCGGTGAGGGCACCGGCGATACGGGTCGACGTGCGCATGGGACGCACCTGCCTTCCGGGTTGGTCGCGCGGTCCTGGTTCCGGCGGGCCGGATCCACGCGGTAAGGCCGCCTGGCTACGCTCGGTGAGCGGTGCCCCGGCCAGCGGGCCCACAAGCTGACGGCACGCTTCTGCGTCGCTTCCATTGAGCCGCGCCGGGACATGGTCGCCAGGCCGGAGGAGAGGGTCGCGGACCGGATGGGACGCACTCGGACCTCCACTCGCGGGCCCCTCACTCCAGCGTCGCATCCTCTCTCCCGCCCGTCCTGGGCACCCGGGGGGCGGCCGCGCTGAGTAACTGCGATTGCGGCTCGGCCGGGGAGAGCGAAGCCCGGCAGGGCCGCGAGGGCGGCGCGGCCCATGCCGGTCTGTTGTCGGGGAACTTGGCTTCCAGAGTGTTCAGGACGTGGGCGGACGTGGGCCATCTGGGTGTGGACCGCTTCGCGGTCGGGTTGTTCAAAGACGGTCCGCAGCAGGGTCGCGACCCAGGGCTGGGCGGATTTGGGGACCTGGGAGAGCAGGTTGCGGGCGTAGCGGGTGCGGCATCGCTGCCGGGACGCGCCGGGCAGGACCGCTCCGATCGCGTCCACGGGGCCGGTGTGGGAGTCGGAGATGACGTGCTGGACTCCGGTAAGGCCGCGGGCGACCGGAGGCGTCATCCTCGGCCGTGGCGACATCGACCCCGAGGATCTCGCGCTGCCCGCCGCTGTTCACGCCGACGCCGACGCCGACGCCGACGCCGACGCCGACGCCGACGCCGACGCCGACGCCGACGCCGACGCCGACGCCGACGCCGACGCCGGCGCCGACGGCGACGAGCGCGTGGACGTTGATGATCCGGCTGCCTTCGCGGACCTTCTGGGTGAGGGCGTCGAGCCAGACGAACGTGTAGGGGCAGACTCTCGGGTGCCGGCATTCACCCGAGTGACCCAACATGACGTGCCACCCACATGGGTGAGAAGCTGACTAGTGCCCCAATCGAGGCAATCCGTGAAAGGGGAACTAAATGCGCATTCGACGAATCCTAGCCGCCGTCATTGCCACGGTGGCCCTCGCCGGACTCGGCCTCACAGGCGCCGCCACCGCCACCGCACAGGGTGCCCCATCCGTAGTCACCCCTTCTGAGTGCAAGCAGGGCGGCGGAACGCCCGCGATCAATGAGGCGGGCAACTACTGCAAGGGCGGTACGTACGACGGGGAGCAAGTCGACTAAATCCCACAAGGCGCCCCGCAGCCACGCGCCGCGGGGCGTTCCCGCGCGTGAAAAGCCGGGAGAGTCGCATGGACTGTGCCGACCCGTTGGGCACGCCAGGTCCGAGTCGGCCCGGAAGCACGAGGCGGGCGGGAGCTCCCGAATGCGGTCGCGCGCGAGCGCAGCGAGCCGCCGAGCCGGAGTTCGGCCGGGTGCAGCTTTCGGTGTCGGCATACGTTCGCCTGCGACGGGATTGCCGGGGGACACCGCGTGGTGAACCTCGCGCACGGCGTGGCCCGCGGTCCGGCGTCCGCGCAGGGCGATCAGGACGACCACGGCGATGACGAGGAGCAGCAGGGAAAGGGAGGTTGCGACCTCTGTGGTGTCCTCGAGGAGGAAGACCTGCAGGCGGAGTGTCTGGGTGACGCCGGGGAGGTTCGTGTCGGCGGTGTGGTGGTTGGCCACACAACGGGGTGCGCGATTGTGATGCTCCGGCACATACGCCGCCTGACCTGCGGGCTCCTACGGTGTGGCGACACGGAACGTCTCCGCGATCACCTGGAAGTGGTGCACATGGTCTCCCCAGCAACGGCTGCGCCGGCACGATCGGGCATCGGGCGCATCATCGGCGCCAGCCTCATCGGCACCACCGTCGAGTGGTACGACTTCTTCCTCTACGGCTCCGCCGCCGCGCTCGTCTTCAACAAGCTGTTCTTCCCCAGCAGCGAACCGCTCGTCGGCACCCTCCTCGCCTTCCTCACCTACGCCATAGGCTTCGCGGCCCGCCCGCTCGGCGGCGTGGTCTTCGGCCACTACGGCGACAAGATCGGCCGCAAGAAGCTGCTCGTCCTCAGCCTCGTCATGATGGGCGGCGCCACCTTCGCCATGGGCCTGCTGCCCACCCACGCCAGCATCGGCGTGGGCGCCCCGATCCTGCTGACCGTGCTCCGCCTGATCCAGGGCTTCGCGCTCGGCGGCGAATGGGGCGGTGCCGTCCTGATCGTCTCCGAGCACGGCGACGACAAGAACCGCGGCTTCTGGGCCTCTTGGCCCCAGGCCGGCGCCCCCGGCGGCAACCTGCTCGCCACCGGCGTCCTCGCGCTGCTGGCCGCCGTCCAGTCCGACGAGGCCTTCCTCGCCTGGGGCTGGCGCATTCCCTTCCTGCTCTCCGGGGTCCTCGTCGTGATCGGCCTGTGGATCCGGGTATCGGTCTCCGAATCGCCCCTCTTCCTCGAAGCGCAGGCCAAGGCCGCCGAGCAGGCCGCCGCGGGCGTCAAGGAGAAGCTCCCGGTGGCCGAGGTGTTCCGGACGAACTGGCGGGGAGTCCTCACCGCGATCGGCACCCGTCTCGGCGAGAACGTCTCGTACTACATCCTCACCGCCTTCCTCCTCGTCTACGTCACCGCCCACCTCGGACTGTCCAAGAGCGACGGCCTGAACGCCGTCCTCATCGGCTCCGCCGTCCACTTCGTCACCATCCCGGCCTGGGGAGCCCTCTCCGACCGCATCGGCCGCCGCCCCGTCACCCTGATCGGCTCGATCGGCATGACCGGCTGGGCGTTCGCGTTCTTCGCGATGCTGGACACGAAGTCGTTCCCCGCGATAGCCGCGGCCGTCACCATCGGACTCCTGTTCCACGGAGCCATGTATGGCCCGCAGGCGGCCTTCATCTCCGAGATGTTCGACACCAGCGTGCGCTATTCCGGCGCCTCGATGGGCTCCCAGCTCGCCTCCATCGTCGGCGGCGCCCTCGCCCCGATCATCGCGGTCGAACTCCTCAAGGA
This genomic window from Streptomyces sp. NBC_01351 contains:
- a CDS encoding MFS transporter, which encodes MVSPATAAPARSGIGRIIGASLIGTTVEWYDFFLYGSAAALVFNKLFFPSSEPLVGTLLAFLTYAIGFAARPLGGVVFGHYGDKIGRKKLLVLSLVMMGGATFAMGLLPTHASIGVGAPILLTVLRLIQGFALGGEWGGAVLIVSEHGDDKNRGFWASWPQAGAPGGNLLATGVLALLAAVQSDEAFLAWGWRIPFLLSGVLVVIGLWIRVSVSESPLFLEAQAKAAEQAAAGVKEKLPVAEVFRTNWRGVLTAIGTRLGENVSYYILTAFLLVYVTAHLGLSKSDGLNAVLIGSAVHFVTIPAWGALSDRIGRRPVTLIGSIGMTGWAFAFFAMLDTKSFPAIAAAVTIGLLFHGAMYGPQAAFISEMFDTSVRYSGASMGSQLASIVGGALAPIIAVELLKEYDASLPISIYLAAAVVITTLTVLVAKETRGRSLSQDHAPAGAALPGSRRPDQQTASTSG